The Treponema sp. Marseille-Q3903 genomic interval AAGATGTTTCTACTTGTCATACTGTCTGCAACCATCTCTTTAATATCTATGCCTTTGATTATAAAATTTTGCAAGCAGTTCAATTTATATGATTATTCGAACGCACGTAAAATTCATTCTGGAAATATACCTAGACTTGGCGGTATCGGTGTTTTTTTAGCATACGCTATCACCTCTCTTTTATACATTTTTTTTACAAACGACAATAATTTTTCACGCGAGATTTATTTTGTGATCGCAGGTTCAATCATATTTATCTTTGCTATTATCGATGATATTTTTAATCTCCATGCAATCATTAAGCTCCTCGTTCAATTAGGCGCTGTTTTTCTCGTAACATCTCATGGATTCCGTTTTACTCAAATATTAGGATGGCTTCTACCAGCTCCCGTAAGTTATATTTTGACTTTCGGATGGATTTTAGGAGTGATAAACGCTTACAATCTGATTGACGGGCTTGACGGGCTTTGCGGCTCGCTTTCATTCACTGCAATCACGACTTTAGGAATAATTTATTTACTATCAGGAAACAATGAAGCGATATTGTGCTTTGTGCTTGCTGCCGCAATTTTTGGATTTCTGTGCTACAACTGGCCGCCTGCAAAACTTTTTATGGGCGACAACGGCAGTCAATTTCTCGGGTTTATGATTGCAACGTTCCCTCTTTACACTTCAAGCGACGTATTCGAATACAATAAATTTCTTATGATGCTTGTCATAACAGCATTTCCCGTATTTGACACAATCGCCGCAATCTGGAGACGTTTGCGCGACCACAGACCGATAATGTCAGCAGACCGCTTCCATCTTCACCATAAACTTTTAAATCTCGGTTACTCTAAAACAAAAGCATTATATTTAATTGTCGTGATGCAGATTATTTTGTGCATCATAGTGATTATTTCTTACTTTTTGGGTGCAAAAAAAGGTTCTTCGGTTTTACTGGAATCACTTGCATTTGTGACATTGTTCTTCAGCATAATTCACTTTGCAAATAAAGCTGCCGTCAAAAAAATGGAAGACAAGGAATCTGCTGACGACAAATTTTCATCAGAAAAAAAATAGTCTAAAACTACCTCTGATTAAACCCGAAAAACTTATTTTATAATGATTTTCCAAGTTTCAAACGATAGGCTTTCAAAAACTGTAGACCTGTTTTTTTTCTTGATTTTCTTGGTTTCTATATTAAAATCATTACATGCACCAAAAGCGTTTTAGAGACGAGTTAAGACAAAGTTTATTGATTCACTCTCTTGTTCCCGTCATAATCGCAACCTTTGTGTTTCTTATATGCTCCTACATAATTTGGCTTTATGCTCTTACTAATTCAATGGACAGAGACTTGGAAAACTATGAGATTTTCCTTGATGATTCATTTTCAAAATATTCAGATTTTCTTTATAAAATCCCAGAACTTGACTTAGATCTATTGGAAAATGACATAGAAGCAAAAGCTGAATTCAACAGACGTCTTTATTTATTTCTAAATTCACAAAAAATAAAAGGAAACTTTTTTTTAACAGATAAAAATTTCAATCTAATACTTTGCTCAAAAGCTAATGCAAGCGCTAAAAAAAAACAATGCTCAGAGGTTCAGAAAGTAATTAAAAGTGGAGGCCTTTCAGAAGATTTTAAACATTTCCTATGGTATGAAAAAGATGGAGAATTTCCTTCGCTTTTTATATACCGTAAATTGCAAGGTTCTGGTGGCACGGCGGGTTTTATTCTCCAACCAAAGAATATCGTTGAAACAGAAGAAATAAACGCGCAACATTTTGCAATAAGCGATAAATTTGGACGAATTTTTCAAACAAACACTCCGATGTTTTTTGGAGCAAATGGAAAAATAAACCCCAGAATTTCATCAATAAAAGGTTTTTTCCTCCAAGGAAACCTTTATTATTATATAAAAAAAATATATTTAAAAAACTTTAGTTTTGAGCTTTATATCGCAAAAGGCGTACAAGAAATGTTCTCAATGTTTAAAATTCTTCTTGCAGTCTCTGGAGGTTTTATCATTCTCCAAGCGCTCACGATATGGAAAAGTTCCAACATTATTGCAAAGAAAAAAACTAAACTCTTAGAGGAGATGGTTGAATCTTTTAAAAAAGTGTCTGACGGCTATCTTCAGGAACGTCTCTATATTCAAAGCCCTGAAGAATTTTCAATAATAAGTGAATCATACAATAAAATGCTAGAAAACGTGCAAAATCTCATAAAGAAAAACGAAGAGCAGATGCAGCAGGCTATAAACTTAAATCTAAGACTTCTTGAGATTCGGTTTAACAAGCACTTCCTTTTCAATACCCTTGAAACAGTCAGATTTATGACAAGAATAAGTCCAGAAATTGCTGAAGAAATTGTCGTCAGGCTCTCAAACTTGCTAAGATACAGTATAAAACATGGCGATGAGACAGTAGAACTCAATGAAGATATTGGCTATGTAAAAGACTATTTTCAGATTCTTTCATACAGATTTAGAAGTCGAATGATTTTTTCAATAGATGTAGACGATGCTGTTGGTGAATGTCTTGTTCCCAAACTTATATTT includes:
- a CDS encoding MraY family glycosyltransferase; translated protein: MKMFLLVILSATISLISMPLIIKFCKQFNLYDYSNARKIHSGNIPRLGGIGVFLAYAITSLLYIFFTNDNNFSREIYFVIAGSIIFIFAIIDDIFNLHAIIKLLVQLGAVFLVTSHGFRFTQILGWLLPAPVSYILTFGWILGVINAYNLIDGLDGLCGSLSFTAITTLGIIYLLSGNNEAILCFVLAAAIFGFLCYNWPPAKLFMGDNGSQFLGFMIATFPLYTSSDVFEYNKFLMMLVITAFPVFDTIAAIWRRLRDHRPIMSADRFHLHHKLLNLGYSKTKALYLIVVMQIILCIIVIISYFLGAKKGSSVLLESLAFVTLFFSIIHFANKAAVKKMEDKESADDKFSSEKK
- a CDS encoding sensor histidine kinase: MDRDLENYEIFLDDSFSKYSDFLYKIPELDLDLLENDIEAKAEFNRRLYLFLNSQKIKGNFFLTDKNFNLILCSKANASAKKKQCSEVQKVIKSGGLSEDFKHFLWYEKDGEFPSLFIYRKLQGSGGTAGFILQPKNIVETEEINAQHFAISDKFGRIFQTNTPMFFGANGKINPRISSIKGFFLQGNLYYYIKKIYLKNFSFELYIAKGVQEMFSMFKILLAVSGGFIILQALTIWKSSNIIAKKKTKLLEEMVESFKKVSDGYLQERLYIQSPEEFSIISESYNKMLENVQNLIKKNEEQMQQAINLNLRLLEIRFNKHFLFNTLETVRFMTRISPEIAEEIVVRLSNLLRYSIKHGDETVELNEDIGYVKDYFQILSYRFRSRMIFSIDVDDAVGECLVPKLIFQPLVENSIKYGLDEKQSVNIEISVKRKNEDIVITISDNGPGIETEKLRQIMDEIYENTKCTHIGVYSVHRRLVLMYGKPYGISITSTRNEGTKIELLLPFIKKSEKKNDDCTYCRG